One Helianthus annuus cultivar XRQ/B chromosome 7, HanXRQr2.0-SUNRISE, whole genome shotgun sequence genomic region harbors:
- the LOC110867211 gene encoding uncharacterized protein LOC110867211 — translation MKAFDANVSKLAQEVESQVLVRVETVVTSKVDELKEIITGIQGKKDARRCTYKDFMACKPTTYNGEIDPIESQRWIANMEGVFIISHCDKEDQVMFATGQLLRRAKDWWDTYSKEIGEDRVQTLTWQEFKQPFIKYHCPQSAVDRIQEDFLRLRQKDESIDEITNAFFNQLKFCGEIVGTERKKIIRYHSMLEAEYREFITPSKCETLDEIIDLARDREIEIKRQAERGEKRQVEKGSTQGSSKKPKTNKQGKKEASKGGFPRCKTCGKPHSGECLLGKKGCYNCGQEGHPYYNCPNPREYATTVTNRAM, via the coding sequence ATGAAGGCGtttgatgcaaatgtttcaaagTTAGCGCAAGAAGTGGAAAGCCAAGTGTTGGTTAGGGTGGAGACTGTGGTAACAAGTAAGGTAGATGAGTTGAAAGAAATCATAACCGGGATTCAAGGCAAGAAGGATGCACGACGGTGCACATATAAGGATTTCATGGCATGTAAGCCTACAACTTATAATGGAGAAATTGATCCCATTGAATCTCAAAGATGGATAGCTAATATGGAGGGAGTGTTCATTATAAGTCATTGTGATaaagaagatcaagtcatgtttGCCACGGGGCAACTTTTACGAAGGGCTAAGGATTGGTGGGACACGTATAGTAAAGAGATTGGCGAAGATAGGGTTCAAACCTTGACTTGGCAAGAATTCAAGCAACCTTTTATCAAGTATCATTGTCCACAATCAGCCGTGGATCGAATCCAAGAAGACTTCCTCCGGCTCCGACAAAAGGATGAATCAATTGATGAGATCACGAATGCTTTCTTTAATCAGCTGAAGTTTTGTGGAGAAATAGTCGGAACAGAAAGGAAGAAGATTATCCGTTATCATAGCATGCTTGAGGCTGAATATCGGGAGTTTATAACTCCTTCTAAATGTGAAACTTTGGACGAGATTATTGACCTGGCAAGGGATAGGGAAATTGAGATAAAGAGGCAGGCTGAGCGCGGGGAGAAAAGGCAAGTTGAGAAGGGATCAACACAAGGTTCTTCCAAGAAACCTAAGACAAACAAGCAAGGAAAGAAAGAAGCTTCTAAGGGAGGGTTCCCACGATGTAAAACGTGTGGAAAACCCCATTCGGGAGAATGCTTGTTGGGAAAGAAGGGATGTTACAACTGCGGGCAAGAAGGGCATCCATATTACAATTGCCCAAACCCAAGAGAGTATGCTACAACTGTAACGAATCGGGCCATGTGA